The sequence below is a genomic window from Paenibacillus sp. DCT19.
CAGCAGGTTTTTGTCACTGCGGGTAGCGGGCCGTGTCTGAGCCGCCGTTTCGGCTTTCATAGTGTCTTCCCCCCACATTGGAAACGATTACAAAATATCACTTCCTGAATTCATGTCTTCATTGTGGAGGATAAACACATCACTGGCTATCGTCTCATTTTAGCTTCTTGTTTTTCCTTATGCAGCAAGGGTTTTCAGCTTTTGTGTAATTGGATTTCAACTATCAATGAACCGCTTTTAACCTCAATATCTCTGTCTTAACTCCTGCGAATAGACGAGGACAATCCTCTACAAAAGCCTGCGATCCTCTGATTCATCTTGTCCATGGGAAAAGTTAGCGTTGAGATCATTCGCATCACATTACCTCAAAAAAACCTGCCCGCCATAGCAGGCGAAGCAGGTCTATTTCTATCGTTGTTGCTCCCGATATTTCCCCGGGGTTGTGCCGGTAATTTTACGAAATGTGCGTATAAAAGCTGTTGGATTCGTGTAGTTTAATTTCTCTGCGATCTCTGATATTTTCAGATCCGTCGTCTGCAGCCAGGTCTTGGCTTTTTCCATACGATATTCAGCTAAATATTCTGTGAAATTCACCCCTGCTTCTTTCTTGAACACACGACTCAAATAAACAGGATGAAAATTCAACTCCTCCGCACAGGCCTCTAGTGACAGCTCACGATCATAACGTTCTTCGATTAATCGAATCATTCGACGAGCGATATTCATGTATTGGGATTCTTCCTGCTCCCGCCAGAAATGGATGACTGGTTGGAATAAACGTTTGCGGAACCAATTCGTCATCTCATCCAGTGTGGACAGCTTCAACAACCGAGCCATCGAGGCTTTCTCCCCCAACACTTCCGCTACATCTCCACCCTGTTCCTGTACTAATTGATATACACGGGACAACAATTGCACCATAATGGCTGGATACTCA
It includes:
- a CDS encoding AraC family transcriptional regulator → MVQLLSRVYQLVQEQGGDVAEVLGEKASMARLLKLSTLDEMTNWFRKRLFQPVIHFWREQEESQYMNIARRMIRLIEERYDRELSLEACAEELNFHPVYLSRVFKKEAGVNFTEYLAEYRMEKAKTWLQTTDLKISEIAEKLNYTNPTAFIRTFRKITGTTPGKYREQQR